Genomic window (Candidatus Krumholzibacteriota bacterium):
ACGAAGCAGGCGGAGAGCTGCTGGAGCTCGGCGCCGGCGTTCATCAGCGTCGGCGAATTGGGGAGGAACTCGAGGCTCGTCATGAGCCGGTAGAACTCCTCCTGCCACGTCTTCCGGTTGGCGCTGTCACCGTAGCGGCGCTCGGCCGAGGCGATGTTGTGCGCGACTCGCTGGAACATCTCCTCGGGCGTCTCGGCGAGCCTGCCGTCGATGTCCTTGCGCAGGTAGCGTCTCTCGACCACGCGGAGGGCGTTCTCGGAGAGGTGCGGCGCCGGCCGATCCACAGACATTCCAACCTCCGTTCCTTCAATGCCTTATCATATTGTGTCTGAATCGTGTATGTATCCCGATTGCGCAATATCTTGCGGCGAGGAGACTATGCCACACGACATATTGTGCGTCAACAGGAAATTTTCCCGGCCGTTTTTCGTGTACTTTCGGCCCGCCGGCACGTATACATACAGACAGTGGAGCGGCTGAACCCCGCCGACGATCAGGAAGGTGCGACGTGACGAACAAGAGATCGACCAGGGCCCGTGTTGCGGCCGTCGTCGCCGCGGCGGCGCTCCTCGTGCCCGCCGCCGCCGGCGCGCAGATCTTCGGGACGCTCACCAACGCGGCGATCGCCTCCGACGGCGAGGGCGGCGTCTTCATGCTGGGAGGCGGCGACGTCTTCCGCACCGGCGTCATGGCCCGATTCCGGACGACGAAGAACACCGACCTCGGCTTCCAGGGCGGCTACGACCGCATCGAGGGGGAGAACTCCTGGGGCGCGGCGGTCGACTTCAAGGTCTACATGATCGGCGGCGAATCGACGATCCCCGTCGATCTCGCCCTCGACGGCGCGCTCGGGCACCTGCGCTCCGACGATTTCACCCGCAACATCTTCCAGCTCTCCCTCCTCGCGAGCGGCATCCTCCGGGCCTCGACGGCCGTCTCCCTCGAGCCGTACGGCTCGATCGGCCTCAGGAGCTCCTTCTTCTCGAAGAAGGGCCCGCGGGGCGCCGACGGCCCCGGCGAGTGGCCGCGCGAAAACGACAGCGTGGACAACCTCACCGAGGCGCTCCTGCGCGGCGGCGTGCGGATCCATCTCTCCGAGGAATACCAGATTCTCGCGGAATTCGAGATCGGCGAGGATTCGTCGTGCTTCGGCGGCGGCGTGAACGTCGTCTTCTGACCCGCCCCCCGCTCAGCGCCTTCTCGCGACCACGACGGTGATGTTGTCCTCGCCGCCCGCGGCGTTCGCCGCCTCGACGAGGCCGGCGCAGGCGCCGCGCACCGAGCCGGCTGCGAGTGCCGCGGCGATCTCGTCGGCGCCGATCATCGAAGTGAGCCCGTCCGAGCAGACGAGGAGCACGTCGCCCAACTCGACCGGCAAGGGCGCCGAGACGTCGGCGGCGACCGATCCACGGAGCCCGACGGCCTTCGTGATGACGTTGCGCCGCGGGTGCTTCATCGCCTCGTCGTCGCCGATGAGCCCCTTGCGGAGCATCTCCCCCACCTCGCTGTGGTCGTCGGTGAGCTGCTCGATCGCGCCGCCGCGCAGGAGGTAGGCGCGCGAGTCGCCGGCGTGCGCCACGACGATGCGGTCGGGGAAGAGGATCGCCGCCGTGCAGGTCGTGCCGGCCACGGAGTTCCGGCCGCCGCCGACCTCGTCGAAGACGGCGCGGTTCGCCGCGGCGAACGCGTCGGCGAGCCGGTCGGCCGGGGAGGGTTCCTCCTCATCCTTCTTCCGCTTTTCGCCGGCGTCCCCGTCGTCGCGGAAGTACTCGTCGCCGAGGGCCTCGACGGCCGTTCTGCTCGCCCGGCCGCCCGAGAGATGCCCGCCCATGCCGTCGGCGACGACGACGAGTATCCCGCGGCGGCGTTCGAGCTCGGCCGTTTCCGGCTCGAACACCCCGAAATAGTCCTCGTTGCGCTCGCGCTCGCGGCCGCGGTCGGTGGCCGCCGCGATCTCCCACGCTCCGTTCGGTTCGGTCATCGGGTGGCCTTTCCGTTCAGTTCGAGCCCGGGCGCCGGGCCAGATCGATCGTCATCGGCCTGCAACCGGCGTCGAGAGCCTCCCGCACCGCGCGCCGCCCGCGCAGCTCGCCGGGAAGCCGCTCGGCCGGCACGATCCGGAAGCCGAAGCGTTCGAAGAAGCCGCCTGCCGGGCCGGCGACGACGAAGACGCGGTCGCAGCCGGTCGAGAGGAAGAGGAGCAGGTGGTTGACGAGTGCGCTCCCCGTGCCCTCCCCGCCGGGCCGCGCGGCGACGAGGTGGATCACCCCGTCGCGGTCGAGTCGTTCGGCGAGCGCGATCCCGAGCGGCGAACCGGCGCCGCCCAGGACGGCGAAGAGTTCGGCGTCCGGCGTCCAGCGGGCCGCCGTGCCGGTCTCCTCCACGAGCCGCGCGATCTCCATCCCGAGACCGGGCGTCGGCTCCGCGATCCTCACCACCTGTGCTGCCATGCGCATCGTTCCGGCCGGGGACGGTGCGTCCCCGCGGCGGATTTGTACGTTACCACGGCCGCGCGGCCGCCGCAACGACGAATCCCCCGCGCGGCCAGGCGCGCCGGACACGGCCGCACTCCCGCGGCCGCCGCATCCGCCGCCTGTCGCAGAACACCCGCCGCCTCTCGCAGGACACCCGCCGCCTCTCGCAGGACACCCGCCGCCTGTCGCAGGACACCCGCCGGACCGCTTGCCCCCCCGCGGGGGGCGTGCTAGCATGGGGACAGGAGGTGCCCGTGAAGCGTTCCTTTCCCCCGTACGGCTGGCTCGGCGTGGCGATCGTCGCCGTCGCCGAGTACCTGGTTTACCGCGGCGTCCGCGTCGTGGAACTCTACTTCACGCCGATCGCGTGGACGGGCTGGATACTCTTCGCAGACGCGCTCGTTCATCGCCTTCGCGGCGCCTCCCCGATCGCCGACCGCCGGCGCGAGTTCCTCCTCGCCCTGCCCGCGTCGATCGCCTGCTGGTACGTCTTCGAGGGGGTGAACCTGCTCCTCGGCTCGTGGTCGTACCACGCGATGCCCGAGCACACCGCGGCGCGCTGGCTCGGCTACGCATGGTCATACGCCACGATATTCCCGGCGATCTTCGTGACGGCGGCCCTCGTCGAGGCGCTCCTCGGCGACCGCCTCCGCGAACGCCGCCCGGTGGACCCCGGCCCGACAACGCAGCGGGTCTTCTTCTGGACCGGTCTCGCCCTCTTCGTCGTCCCGCTCCTCTTCCCCTCGCCGTGGCTCTGCCCGCTGCCGTGGATCAGCGCGCTCCTGCTCTTCGAGGGGATGAACGACCGCCTCGAAATCGGCTCCTTCTCAGCCGGCCTGCGCCGGGGCGATTACACCCTCCCCGTCTCCCTCCTCGTCTCCGGGCTTTTCTGCGGGCTGCTCTGGGAGGCGTGGAACTTCCAGGCGATCACGCGCTGGCACTACCACGTGCCCTACCTCCCCGGCGTGAAGCTCTTCGAGATGCCGGTCCTCGGCTTTCTCGGCTTCCCCCCATTCGCCCTCGAATGCTGGCTGATGTACCGGTTCGTCCGGCACGTGACGCCGATCGACACACCCGCCGACCTCCTCGACCGCCCCTGGCGGACGGGCGCCGGCGACTGACGCGCCCCGCGAACGGAAAGGAAGACCCGTGACGAACACGGATACGCTGAAAAGAATCCTCGACGGCGCGAAGGCCGTCATCTTCGATTTCGACAACGTCGTCGTCGACTCCGAGCCCTTCCATTACGAGGCCTACGCGGCGGTCTTCGCCGCGCACGGCCACACGATCGACCGCGACGACTACTGGCTCGAATGGACGTCGAAGGGGGGCGGCGCGGCGAAGGAGATCCGCCGATACGGCCTCGATCTCGATCCGGCCGCGATCCAGGCGGAGAAGGATCCGATCTACGCGGCGTTCTGCCGGGACGGCTCCGTCGCGCCCTTTCCCGAGGCGATCGAGACGGCGCGGCTCCTCCGGGGGGCCGGCTTCCTCGTGGCCATCGCCTCGGGCTCGTACCGGAGCGACATCGAGGCGATCCTCGAGGCGAACGACGCGCGCGACCTTTTCGCCGCGATCGTCGGCAAGGACGGCATCGCGCGGTACAAGCCCGATCCCGAGACCTACCTCGCCGCCTGCGCCGAGCTCCGGCTCGCCCCCTCGGCGTGCGTCGCCGTCGAGGACGCCGAGAAGGGCGTGAAGAGCGCCCGGGCGGCTGGAATGAAGGTGATTCTCGTGGAGACGGCGATCACGCGGGGGCTCTCGATCGGCGGGGCCGACCTGTCGCTTTCGGGCGTCGCGGAGCTGCGCGACCTGCTTCGCCGGATCCTCGCCTGACAAAGAAACCGGCGCTTTCGAGGTTGAACGCGGGAAGCGGGCGCAGGATCGCCTTCACCCGGATATTCGTCCGGACGCACGCCGACCTTGGGCCCGGTTTCTCCGGTCCGCGGGGAATGTCGCGCAGATCGACGGATCAGTCGAGACGCAGCTTGATGTCGCCCCAGCTCGAGCTCTCGACCGCGATCTCGCCGTCGGTGAAGGTCGTGTCCGTCGACTCGCACTCGACGAACCCGTTCTTCAGCACGGCGCCGTTGCCGTCGGTCGTCAGGGAGAAGGCGGCGTAGTAGAGGATCTGGCCGCGCGGCGCTCCCGTGTGGAAGTACTGCTGGTGCTCTCCCGGCGCGCTCGGCATGGAGACGACGAACTCGCCGTCCTCGTAGCCGGTGGGGAAGCGGTCCGTCCGGTACCGGAGGACCGTCGTATTGCCCGTGCCGGCGGTCCAGACGAGCTTGACCGAGAGGCCGAAGCCCGAGGAGGCCTCGAGATCCATCACCTGCACGTTCGGCTCCGGGCAGACCGGAGGCTGGCAGGTGTAGAGGTAGCTCGAGCCGATGTATGCGCCGTGCTGGGGCGGGAAGAGGTAGTGCTGATCGCCGTAGCCGTCGACGACCTGCATCTTGAAGAACATGCGGTTCGGCGTGAGCTCGACCCAGATCGGATCGACGCCCCGCGTCGGCACGATGAGGGCATAGCCGACGAGGACCGGGCCGCAGACGGGGCCGAACGCGGAGAGCTTGAGATCGAGGCTGTAGTAACCGTCGTGGACGGTGAGAACCTCGCTGTCCACCTCGAAGCCGTCGCGCGGGTCGAATCCCGCGATCGAGTCGTTGCTCTCGACGGCGAACCAGGCGGAGACGATCCCGTCATGGACGTTGTACGCGTAGATCGGCACCTCGATCGGCGATTCGCCGGGGACGAGCGACCGGCTGCAGTCGATCCCCTCGGGAATGGCCGAGACGTCGCCGAAATGGACGCAGAGACGCACGAGATAGTCGTACTTGAAGAAATCGGGGGCGAGCAGCAGCGATCCGTAGCACTGCGCGCGCGCGGGCGCGGGCACCGAGATGACCGTGGCCGCAAGAATCAGCAATGAAAGAAACAGGGCGTTCGCACTCTTCATGTTGTCATTCCTCCGTTGTGCCCCGTTCAGGTAATCGTTACCGGGCGAAACATGCACTCCGACACGCCAATTATCGCACAGCGCAAGGGAAAAGTCAAGCGAGGGAAAGAGGTTGCGGGGCCGCGCGGAAAGCGGCCGCCGGCGCGCCGCGGCCGCGGGTTCGCGGCCGTCATTCCTTCGAGTCGCGCCGCTCGGCGCGTTTGCGGCGCCAGTAGGCCATCCGCTTGGCGATCTCGCGCTCGAAACCCCGCTCGACGGGCTCGTAGTAGCGGCGACCGACGAGGCCCTCGGGCAGGTATTCTTGGTCGACGACCGCATCGGGATCGTCGTGGGGGTACCGGTACCCCTCGCCGTAGCCGATCCGTTTCATGAGACGCGTGGGAGCGTTGCGGATCCAGAGCGGGACGGGCAGGGGGCCGCGGTCGCGCACGTCCTTCGCCGCCGCGGCGTAGGCGACGTACAGCGAGTTGCTCTTCGGCGCCGCGGCGAGGTAGACGACCGCCTGCGCGAGGGCGAGGCTCGCCTCGGGCATCCCGATGAACCGGACCGTGTCGGCGGCGTCGAGGGCCGTCCGGAGCGCCTGGGGATCGGCGTTGCCGATATCCTCCGATGCGAAGCGCACGAGGCGGCGCGCGACGTAGAGCGGGTCCTCCCCCGCCTCGAGCATCCGGGCGAGCCAGTAGAGCCCCGCGTCGGCATCGCCGCCCCGCAGGCACTTGTGGAGGGCCGAGATGATGTTGAAGTGCCCCTCGCCCCCCTTGTCGTAGAGCAGGTTGCGCCGCTGGAGGGCCTCCTCGAGAATGCCGCGCGTCAGCAGGATCGGCCCGGCCGACTCGTCCATCGAGCTCACCGCCATCTCCAGCGCGTTCAGCGCCGTCCGGGCGTCGCCGCCGGCCAGCTCGGCGAGGTAGGCCAGGTCCTCCGGGGCGCAGGAGACGTCGAGCGATCCGAAGCCGCGCTCGGCGTCGGCCAGGGCGCGTTCGAGGAGCCGGGCGACGTGTGCGGGACCGAGCGGCTCGAGGACGAAGACGCGGCAGCGCGAGAGGAGCGGGTTGATCACCTCGAAGCTCGGGTTCTCCGTCGTCGCCCCGATGAGGACGATCGTGCCCTTCTCGATGTGGGGAAGGAAGGCGTCCTGCTGCGCCTTGTTGAAGCGGTGGATCTCGTCGACGAAGAGGATCGTCCGGCTCCCCCCCTCGCGGAGCTTCAGGTCGGCCTCGGCGACGATGCGCCGGACGTCGGCGATCCCGCTCGTCACGGCGGAGAAGAAGACGAACCGTGCCTCGACGGAGGCGGCCACGAGGTGCGCGAGCGTCGTCTTGCCGCACCCGGGCGGCCCCCAGAAGATGACGGAGGACTCGAGCTGGCCCTTGTCGAGTATGCGCCGGAGGATCTTCCCCTCGCCGACGATCTCCTCCTGGCCGACGAACTCCTCGAGCGTGCGGGGGCGCATCCGCTCGGCGAGCGGCGGCGTCACCTCGCGTTCGAAGAGATCGTTCATGCGCTCACGAGTAGTCGGGTGCCTTGTCGAAGAAATGTTCGGTCCTGAGATACCGGATCGTGCCCGACTTGCCGCGGAAGACCACGCTGTCGGTGATCGCGCCGCCGGGCCGGAAGCGCACGCCGTCGAGGACGTCGCTGTGCGAGACGCCGGTGGCGGCGAACATCACGTTGTCTCCGCCGACGAGGTCGCGCTCGGTGTAGACCGTGCGGTACTCATCCGGAAGGTCCCGCGCGTCGATCCCCTCCGCCGGCACGAGCCGGCCGCGGAATCCCCCCCCGATGCAGGCGAGGGCCGCCGCGGCGATGACGCCCTGGGTGGTGTCGCCGATCCCCATCAGGACGTCGACGCCCGTCCCCGGGAGGGCCGCCGCGATCGCGGCTGCGAGATCGCCGCTGCGCAGGAGCTCGATGCGCGCCCCCGCGCGCCTGACCTCCTCGATGAGCCCGCGGTGCCGCTGCCGGTCGAGGATCGCCACGGTCAGGTCCTCCACGTAGATGCGTTTCGACTGGGCGATGGCGACGAGGTTGTCGAAGACGGAGGCCTCGAGGTCGATCGCCTCGGCCGCCTCGCCGTCGACGGCGATCTTGTCCATCCGGGGCGCGGCGAAGTTGCGGAAGGCGCCGCGCGGGCCGAGCGCGATCGCCGAGACGGCGTTGGCCTGCCCGTCGGCCACCGAGTCGATGCAGTCGAGGGGATCGAGCGCGACGTCGACCTCGGGCTCCTCGCACGTGCCCACCGTGTCGCCCGCGCAGAGACGCGACGACGCGCTCAGCCGTTCCTCGCCGATGACGATGTGGCCGGTGATCTTGACGCCGCGGATTGCCAGTTCCATCGCGCCGACGGCCGCCGCGTCGGCGGCCGTCGGATCGCCCTTGCCGAAGAAGCGCGCCGACGCGAGCGCGGCGGCCTCGGTTACCCGGACGAGTTCGAGGGCGAGGTTGCGGTCCACCGCTGCCTTTCGTTACAGCTCTTCGAACGTGCGATCGACCTCGGGCTCATCCACGTCCGCATACCCGTTGGGGGGCAGCGGAGGAAGCATGCCGTTCAGGTCCTTCGCCATCTGGTACTGATGTATGGCGAGCACGATCGGGAGCAGCGGATACGCGAACCCCACGGACAGCGGGATGGCGAAGATCTGGATGGCGAAGGTCAGCCAGAACCAGTTCCACTGCCCGAGGTAGATGTACCCGACCGGTCCGAGGAAGATCCAGCCGAGGAAGAACCCGATCGCAGCAGCGACACCGGGACTCTTCTGCTCGTCGACAGGCTTCAGCCGGGTGACTTCCCACGTGTGGTAGAGCTTGCGGGAGAAGGTCTCGCCGTTCTCACGCTGCTTCTTGCCGCACCCGGGGCAGTACTCGACGGCCTCCTCGATCTCCCTGCCACAGTGTCTGCAGAACATCGCGTTACCTCCGTTCCTGGAATCTCCATCTATCTATACGATTCCAGTCGCGGTGTTGTTTCAGGGGGGGATTCTACCGCATGCCCCGCCGCGGCACAACCCCTTTCACCCGACGACGCATCTCATCCGTCG
Coding sequences:
- a CDS encoding ribonucleotide-diphosphate reductase subunit alpha (Catalyzes the rate-limiting step in dNTP synthesis) — encoded protein: MSVDRPAPHLSENALRVVERRYLRKDIDGRLAETPEEMFQRVAHNIASAERRYGDSANRKTWQEEFYRLMTSLEFLPNSPTLMNAGAELQQLSACFV
- a CDS encoding serine/threonine-protein phosphatase, whose amino-acid sequence is MTEPNGAWEIAAATDRGRERERNEDYFGVFEPETAELERRRGILVVVADGMGGHLSGGRASRTAVEALGDEYFRDDGDAGEKRKKDEEEPSPADRLADAFAAANRAVFDEVGGGRNSVAGTTCTAAILFPDRIVVAHAGDSRAYLLRGGAIEQLTDDHSEVGEMLRKGLIGDDEAMKHPRRNVITKAVGLRGSVAADVSAPLPVELGDVLLVCSDGLTSMIGADEIAAALAAGSVRGACAGLVEAANAAGGEDNITVVVARRR
- a CDS encoding HAD family phosphatase, with product MTNTDTLKRILDGAKAVIFDFDNVVVDSEPFHYEAYAAVFAAHGHTIDRDDYWLEWTSKGGGAAKEIRRYGLDLDPAAIQAEKDPIYAAFCRDGSVAPFPEAIETARLLRGAGFLVAIASGSYRSDIEAILEANDARDLFAAIVGKDGIARYKPDPETYLAACAELRLAPSACVAVEDAEKGVKSARAAGMKVILVETAITRGLSIGGADLSLSGVAELRDLLRRILA
- a CDS encoding replication-associated recombination protein A, with protein sequence MNDLFEREVTPPLAERMRPRTLEEFVGQEEIVGEGKILRRILDKGQLESSVIFWGPPGCGKTTLAHLVAASVEARFVFFSAVTSGIADVRRIVAEADLKLREGGSRTILFVDEIHRFNKAQQDAFLPHIEKGTIVLIGATTENPSFEVINPLLSRCRVFVLEPLGPAHVARLLERALADAERGFGSLDVSCAPEDLAYLAELAGGDARTALNALEMAVSSMDESAGPILLTRGILEEALQRRNLLYDKGGEGHFNIISALHKCLRGGDADAGLYWLARMLEAGEDPLYVARRLVRFASEDIGNADPQALRTALDAADTVRFIGMPEASLALAQAVVYLAAAPKSNSLYVAYAAAAKDVRDRGPLPVPLWIRNAPTRLMKRIGYGEGYRYPHDDPDAVVDQEYLPEGLVGRRYYEPVERGFEREIAKRMAYWRRKRAERRDSKE
- the glpX gene encoding class II fructose-bisphosphatase, with protein sequence MDRNLALELVRVTEAAALASARFFGKGDPTAADAAAVGAMELAIRGVKITGHIVIGEERLSASSRLCAGDTVGTCEEPEVDVALDPLDCIDSVADGQANAVSAIALGPRGAFRNFAAPRMDKIAVDGEAAEAIDLEASVFDNLVAIAQSKRIYVEDLTVAILDRQRHRGLIEEVRRAGARIELLRSGDLAAAIAAALPGTGVDVLMGIGDTTQGVIAAAALACIGGGFRGRLVPAEGIDARDLPDEYRTVYTERDLVGGDNVMFAATGVSHSDVLDGVRFRPGGAITDSVVFRGKSGTIRYLRTEHFFDKAPDYS
- a CDS encoding zinc ribbon domain-containing protein; the protein is MFCRHCGREIEEAVEYCPGCGKKQRENGETFSRKLYHTWEVTRLKPVDEQKSPGVAAAIGFFLGWIFLGPVGYIYLGQWNWFWLTFAIQIFAIPLSVGFAYPLLPIVLAIHQYQMAKDLNGMLPPLPPNGYADVDEPEVDRTFEEL